One Desulfobulbus propionicus DSM 2032 DNA segment encodes these proteins:
- the ispE gene encoding 4-(cytidine 5'-diphospho)-2-C-methyl-D-erythritol kinase gives MMQREQLLLRAPAKVNLYLKVIGRRADGYHLLDTLMQKVGLYDEIEVQACAEGIHLHCVNGTLPENRDNIVYRAAELFLRETQGRRKGDANGVRVSLTKRIPVAAGLGGGSSDAAATLNGLNELYQCGCSGAELAAMGLRLGADVPFFLATAPAAIATGIGEQLHPVPPLKGCSLVLVNPGIPVSTRWVYQNFALTVDKIGSNLKNSQEDIDRSFTPREPLLPESWAARSCNDLERVTLARHPQIEQIKAGLVESGAVGALMSGSGPTVFGVFSNRQQAEVGFIRFKSRFVYTYLVDPVEEE, from the coding sequence ATGATGCAGCGGGAGCAACTCCTTCTCCGGGCGCCGGCAAAGGTCAATCTTTATCTCAAAGTGATCGGGCGGCGAGCCGACGGCTATCATTTGCTGGACACGTTGATGCAGAAGGTCGGCCTTTATGACGAAATAGAAGTGCAGGCCTGCGCCGAGGGCATCCATCTGCACTGTGTTAACGGCACCCTTCCGGAAAACAGGGACAATATCGTTTACCGAGCGGCGGAACTGTTTTTGCGGGAAACCCAAGGGCGACGAAAAGGGGATGCCAATGGGGTGCGCGTGTCGCTGACCAAGAGGATTCCGGTGGCGGCGGGCCTGGGTGGTGGCAGCAGCGATGCGGCGGCGACCCTCAATGGATTGAATGAACTGTATCAATGCGGTTGTTCCGGCGCGGAGTTGGCCGCCATGGGGCTCCGCCTGGGTGCGGATGTGCCCTTTTTTCTTGCCACTGCCCCGGCGGCAATCGCCACCGGTATTGGGGAGCAGCTGCATCCCGTCCCGCCGCTGAAGGGATGTAGCCTTGTTCTGGTCAATCCCGGTATTCCGGTTTCGACCCGCTGGGTGTATCAGAATTTTGCGTTGACAGTGGATAAAATTGGGAGTAACCTAAAAAATTCGCAGGAAGATATTGATCGGTCCTTCACCCCTCGCGAGCCCCTTCTGCCGGAATCATGGGCAGCGCGATCGTGCAACGATCTCGAACGGGTCACGCTCGCCCGACACCCGCAAATCGAACAGATCAAGGCGGGGTTGGTCGAAAGCGGGGCGGTCGGAGCGTTGATGTCTGGATCAGGGCCGACGGTCTTTGGTGTATTCAGTAATCGGCAGCAGGCGGAAGTCGGCTTCATTCGTTTCAAGAGCCGGTTTGTGTACACCTACCTGGTAGATCCTGTTGAGGAAGAATGA
- the gltX gene encoding glutamate--tRNA ligase — MEEVRVRFPPSPTGYLHIGGARTALFNWLFAKQHNGKLILRIEDTDEERSTQASIDGIIDGLQWLGIDWDEGPYFQTEFAADHIAAANRLLTSGHAYKCFCTKEELEQKREAAMAAKQRDVGYDGTCRHLTAEEIQAKEAQDIPATIRFKVPERPGTLYYDDEVLGRIERAYSEIEDFVIVRSNGKPLYLLCNVVDDIRDRITHIIRGQDHMTNTTRQVLLYEALGAKLPVFAHMPLTLDLQKRKISKRSHGEVVAVQFYRDRGFIPWAVCNFLCLLGWNPGTDQEFFSREELIQAFSLSRMSRVNSVFNYKPGDPKFFTDPKLIAINEHYLRTMDLETLGEMVRKELEAEGLWNPAYATSRRDWYLATLGLIRDRFHTLKDFTTAGRAYFSDQYNIDPKPLAKNVLKFPELVTWLPQLAERFAQLEDFNAEATERVSRELAEELAVKPGTLINAMRTVLTGQLAGPSMFDIVITLGREKVVARLSHVDHLFAAA, encoded by the coding sequence ATGGAAGAGGTACGCGTTCGCTTTCCCCCCAGCCCCACTGGCTACCTGCACATTGGAGGCGCGAGAACGGCGTTGTTCAATTGGCTTTTTGCCAAGCAACACAATGGCAAACTGATCCTGCGCATCGAGGATACCGACGAAGAACGATCCACCCAGGCGTCGATCGACGGCATTATCGACGGTCTGCAATGGCTGGGCATCGATTGGGACGAGGGACCCTACTTCCAGACCGAATTCGCCGCCGACCACATTGCCGCCGCCAACCGGCTGCTGACCTCCGGCCACGCCTACAAATGCTTCTGCACCAAGGAAGAACTGGAACAGAAGCGTGAAGCGGCCATGGCCGCAAAACAACGCGATGTCGGCTACGACGGCACCTGCCGCCACCTCACCGCCGAGGAAATCCAAGCAAAGGAAGCACAGGACATCCCGGCGACAATCCGTTTCAAGGTCCCTGAACGGCCGGGCACGCTTTATTACGACGACGAGGTGTTGGGACGCATCGAACGCGCTTACAGCGAGATCGAGGATTTCGTCATCGTCCGCTCCAACGGCAAGCCGCTCTACCTGCTGTGCAACGTGGTCGACGACATCCGCGACCGCATCACCCACATCATCCGCGGCCAGGACCACATGACCAACACCACCCGCCAGGTGCTGCTCTACGAGGCCCTGGGCGCCAAGCTGCCGGTATTCGCCCACATGCCGCTCACCCTGGACCTGCAGAAACGGAAGATCTCCAAGCGCAGCCACGGCGAGGTCGTGGCGGTCCAGTTTTACCGTGACCGGGGCTTCATCCCTTGGGCGGTGTGCAACTTCCTCTGTCTGCTTGGCTGGAACCCGGGCACGGACCAGGAATTCTTCTCCCGCGAGGAACTGATCCAGGCCTTCAGCCTCTCACGCATGAGCCGGGTCAACTCGGTGTTCAACTATAAACCGGGCGATCCCAAATTCTTTACCGATCCCAAGCTGATAGCCATCAACGAGCACTACCTGCGCACCATGGATCTGGAAACGCTCGGCGAAATGGTGCGCAAGGAACTGGAGGCCGAAGGGCTGTGGAACCCGGCCTATGCCACCAGCCGTCGCGACTGGTATCTGGCGACCCTCGGCTTGATCCGCGACCGCTTCCACACGCTCAAGGATTTCACCACCGCCGGCCGGGCCTATTTCTCCGACCAGTACAACATCGATCCCAAGCCGCTGGCCAAGAACGTGCTCAAGTTCCCGGAACTGGTGACGTGGCTGCCGCAGTTGGCGGAGCGTTTCGCCCAACTGGAGGACTTCAACGCCGAGGCCACCGAGCGAGTCAGCCGCGAACTGGCCGAGGAATTGGCCGTCAAGCCGGGCACCCTGATCAACGCCATGCGCACGGTGCTCACCGGACAGCTGGCCGGTCCGTCGATGTTTGACATCGTCATCACCCTAGGCAGGGAAAAGGTGGTGGCCCGCCTCAGTCATGTCGATCACCTGTTTGCCGCCGCCTAA
- a CDS encoding glutamine--tRNA ligase/YqeY domain fusion protein, which produces MTTEKETSGKPLDFIRQIIAEDLASGKHRTIVTRFPPEPNGFLHIGHAKSICLNFGVAVENNATCHLRFDDTNPDKESTEYVESIQRDVRWLGFDWGEHRYYASDYFDQLHDFAVQLIGMGKAYVCHLSSDEIRAYRGTLTEPGKESPYRNRSVAENLDLFARMRAGEFDEGTCVLRAKIDMASPNIVMRDPVLYRILKSHHHRTGDKWCIYPMYDFTHCLSDMLEGITHSLCTLEFENNRALYDWVLDTLQTPNHPRQIEFARLNINYTVTSKRKLLQLVTEGHVSGWDDPRMLTISGLRRRGYTPASIRNFCATIGIGKRESWIDMGVLENAVRDDLNEHARRVFGVLDPLKIVLTNYPEGETEEVVAQNHPQNPAMGERRVPFSREIYIERSDFMEDAPKKFFRLSVGREVRLRYAYLITCQEVIKNERGEVVELRCTYDPDSRGGTAPDGRKVKGTIHWVSAPHALRAEVRLYDRLFTAEYPDADKERNFKEFLNPHSLTLLSECMLEPGLAQATIEDRFQFERQGYFCLDNGASRPDRPVFNRIVTLRDSWAKLNESA; this is translated from the coding sequence ATGACCACAGAGAAAGAAACCTCCGGCAAGCCGCTCGATTTCATCCGCCAGATCATCGCCGAGGACCTCGCCTCCGGCAAACACCGGACCATTGTCACCCGTTTTCCGCCCGAACCCAATGGCTTTCTCCACATCGGCCACGCCAAGTCGATCTGCCTCAACTTCGGGGTCGCGGTGGAGAACAACGCCACCTGCCATCTGCGCTTCGACGACACCAACCCGGACAAGGAATCGACCGAATATGTCGAATCGATCCAGCGGGATGTGCGCTGGCTGGGGTTCGACTGGGGCGAGCACCGCTACTACGCCTCGGATTACTTCGACCAGCTGCACGACTTTGCCGTCCAACTGATCGGGATGGGCAAAGCCTACGTCTGCCACCTCAGCAGCGACGAGATCCGCGCATACCGCGGCACCCTGACCGAACCGGGCAAGGAGAGCCCGTACCGCAACCGATCGGTGGCGGAGAATCTCGATCTTTTTGCCCGGATGCGGGCCGGCGAGTTCGACGAGGGCACCTGCGTGCTCCGGGCCAAGATCGACATGGCCTCGCCCAACATCGTCATGCGCGATCCGGTGCTCTATCGCATTCTCAAATCCCACCACCATCGGACCGGCGACAAATGGTGCATCTACCCGATGTACGATTTCACCCACTGCCTGTCCGACATGCTGGAAGGGATCACCCACAGCCTCTGCACCCTGGAGTTCGAAAACAATCGCGCCCTGTACGACTGGGTGCTCGATACCCTGCAAACCCCCAACCACCCGCGGCAAATCGAGTTTGCCCGCCTCAACATCAATTACACCGTGACCAGCAAACGCAAGTTGCTGCAGTTGGTCACCGAAGGCCATGTCTCCGGTTGGGATGATCCGCGCATGCTGACCATCTCCGGCCTGCGACGCCGGGGCTATACCCCGGCCTCGATCCGCAATTTTTGCGCCACCATCGGCATCGGCAAGCGGGAATCGTGGATCGACATGGGGGTGCTGGAGAATGCGGTCCGCGACGACCTCAACGAACATGCCCGCCGTGTCTTTGGGGTGCTCGATCCACTCAAGATCGTGCTCACCAACTATCCCGAAGGCGAAACCGAGGAGGTGGTGGCCCAGAATCATCCCCAGAATCCGGCCATGGGCGAGCGGCGGGTGCCGTTTTCCCGCGAGATCTACATCGAGCGGTCGGACTTCATGGAGGATGCGCCAAAGAAATTCTTCCGCCTCAGCGTCGGTCGCGAGGTACGGCTCCGCTATGCCTATCTGATCACCTGCCAGGAGGTGATCAAGAACGAGCGGGGCGAGGTGGTGGAACTGCGTTGCACCTATGATCCGGACAGCCGTGGCGGCACCGCTCCCGACGGCCGCAAGGTCAAGGGCACCATCCATTGGGTATCGGCCCCCCATGCCCTGCGGGCCGAGGTGCGGCTTTATGACCGGCTGTTCACCGCCGAGTACCCGGATGCGGACAAGGAACGAAATTTCAAAGAGTTTCTCAACCCACACTCCCTCACGCTGCTGAGCGAGTGCATGCTGGAACCGGGGTTGGCCCAAGCCACCATTGAGGATCGCTTCCAGTTCGAGCGACAGGGGTACTTCTGCCTCGATAATGGGGCGAGCCGTCCGGACAGACCGGTGTTCAACCGGATCGTCACCCTGCGCGACAGCTGGGCCAAACTCAACGAATCCGCTTAG
- a CDS encoding ribose-phosphate pyrophosphokinase yields MPKKMKIFTGNANPAIAKEICEYLNVPLGAAEVKQFSDGEISVEIGENVRGADVFVVQPTCTPVNDNLMELLIMVDALRRASARRITAVMPYYGYARQDRKVRPRVPITAKAVAEMLMVVGTRRVLCMDLHAGQIQGFFNIPVDHLYAAPIILKYIRESFTDVVMVSPDAGGVERTRAFAKRLNAGLAIIDKRRERANECEAVHVIGDVAGKTAILLDDIVDTAGTLCGGAEILKKVGAKEVHACCSHAVLSGPAIERISQSCLRSLLVTNSIPLREEARQCEKITVLSVGALLGEAISRIHNEDSVSYLFV; encoded by the coding sequence ATGCCCAAAAAAATGAAAATTTTCACCGGCAATGCCAATCCGGCGATCGCCAAGGAAATCTGTGAATACCTGAATGTGCCGCTTGGCGCGGCCGAAGTGAAGCAGTTTTCCGATGGTGAAATTTCTGTTGAAATCGGCGAAAATGTACGTGGCGCCGATGTTTTTGTTGTTCAGCCTACCTGTACGCCGGTCAACGACAATCTTATGGAGTTGTTGATCATGGTCGATGCCTTGCGCCGCGCGTCCGCCCGGCGGATTACGGCGGTGATGCCCTATTACGGCTACGCCCGTCAGGATCGGAAAGTGCGTCCCCGTGTTCCAATTACTGCCAAGGCTGTTGCCGAGATGCTGATGGTGGTGGGCACCCGAAGGGTATTGTGCATGGACCTGCACGCCGGGCAGATTCAGGGATTTTTCAATATTCCGGTCGATCATCTGTATGCGGCTCCCATTATCTTGAAATACATACGGGAGAGTTTCACCGATGTAGTCATGGTTTCTCCCGATGCTGGCGGTGTGGAGCGAACGCGCGCTTTCGCCAAGCGGCTGAATGCAGGACTTGCGATCATCGACAAGCGCCGGGAACGGGCCAATGAGTGCGAGGCTGTCCACGTCATCGGCGATGTTGCCGGCAAAACCGCTATTCTCCTTGATGATATTGTGGACACCGCTGGTACCCTCTGTGGGGGTGCCGAAATTTTGAAAAAAGTCGGGGCCAAAGAAGTGCATGCCTGCTGTTCGCATGCGGTGCTGTCCGGCCCAGCCATAGAGCGTATCAGTCAATCCTGTCTGCGGTCCCTTCTGGTGACCAATTCCATCCCGCTTCGGGAGGAGGCGAGACAGTGTGAGAAAATAACAGTGCTGTCGGTGGGGGCGCTGCTGGGCGAGGCGATCAGCAGGATCCATAACGAAGATTCCGTCAGTTATTTGTTTGTATAA
- a CDS encoding FeoA family protein — translation MAIINLRNMAINQSGTIVSVKVGGELGRRIREMGLVPGTEITVKQRAPLNDPVALRVMGGTLTLRNNEADYIEVEVAS, via the coding sequence ATGGCGATCATCAACCTACGCAACATGGCGATCAACCAGAGCGGCACCATTGTCAGTGTCAAGGTCGGCGGGGAACTCGGCCGCCGTATCCGCGAAATGGGCCTGGTGCCGGGCACCGAAATCACGGTCAAACAGCGCGCCCCCCTGAACGACCCGGTAGCCCTGCGGGTCATGGGCGGGACCCTGACCCTGCGCAACAACGAGGCCGATTACATTGAAGTGGAGGTCGCCTCCTGA
- a CDS encoding DUF1844 domain-containing protein, with translation MTENLSSCDECPEGRVRDASGRCVMPEVTFASFILSLNTSALYHMGELPHPETGQRIVDRELAKHTIDTLALLAYKTQGNLDPDENELLTRILYELKIRFVKLS, from the coding sequence ATGACAGAAAATCTCTCGAGTTGCGACGAATGTCCAGAGGGCCGGGTACGCGATGCCTCAGGCCGGTGCGTGATGCCGGAGGTGACGTTTGCCTCGTTTATTCTCTCGTTGAACACCTCCGCCCTCTATCACATGGGAGAACTGCCGCATCCGGAAACCGGGCAGCGGATTGTCGACCGTGAGCTGGCCAAGCATACCATCGACACCTTGGCCCTGCTGGCCTACAAGACCCAGGGGAATCTCGACCCCGATGAAAATGAATTGCTCACCCGCATTCTCTACGAGTTGAAGATACGATTCGTCAAGTTATCCTGA
- the pth gene encoding aminoacyl-tRNA hydrolase encodes MTDSRFLLVGLGNPGREYHLSRHNIGFFFLDHLAGLQGLLIETQKMQGLYCHGRAHGHQLYFLKPQTYMNRSGESVRSFVDYFKIPLCNLLILHDDIDLSAGRIKLVAKGGAGGHNGVRSVAQHLGTTEFARLKIGVGRPVVDEVGQGQPVDQFVLGRMGDAEMSLFEQRKTLVAEAVAVFIQEGVDRCMNRINGR; translated from the coding sequence ATGACGGATTCACGGTTTCTTCTCGTCGGCCTGGGCAATCCAGGGCGGGAATATCATCTTTCCCGTCATAATATTGGTTTTTTCTTTCTTGATCATCTCGCAGGGCTTCAGGGGTTGCTGATTGAAACCCAAAAAATGCAGGGGTTGTATTGTCACGGCCGCGCCCATGGCCACCAACTGTATTTTCTGAAACCGCAAACCTACATGAATCGGTCCGGGGAGAGTGTTCGAAGTTTTGTCGATTATTTCAAGATTCCTCTATGTAATCTTTTGATCCTCCACGATGATATCGATCTGAGCGCCGGCCGGATCAAGCTGGTGGCCAAAGGGGGCGCTGGAGGACACAATGGCGTTCGTTCCGTGGCCCAGCACCTTGGCACCACGGAATTTGCCCGGCTGAAGATCGGCGTCGGTCGTCCCGTCGTGGACGAGGTGGGGCAAGGGCAACCCGTCGATCAATTTGTGCTGGGGCGAATGGGTGATGCCGAAATGAGCCTGTTTGAGCAGCGCAAGACATTGGTGGCGGAAGCGGTCGCCGTGTTCATCCAGGAAGGCGTTGACCGGTGCATGAATCGAATCAACGGGCGATAA
- a CDS encoding 50S ribosomal protein L25, producing MLQVNVESSVRTVFGKGPMRQLRMQSITPANLYSGGNKSVSLQVETAKLYKSLLFIHGRNAVITLKIEGDDKGERHVLVQEIQKAPVTGSLLHVDFLEIDLNKAAKFTVPVEYVGTAKGVDLGGELQVFRDSVQLRGCPLDIPDVIQVDITPLEQGGAGITYGDLPLPEKVEMLEKASTVCVAVQ from the coding sequence ATGTTACAGGTAAATGTCGAGTCTTCAGTGCGCACGGTTTTTGGCAAGGGGCCGATGCGGCAGTTGCGGATGCAAAGCATCACCCCTGCCAATCTGTATAGTGGCGGCAATAAATCCGTGTCCTTGCAGGTGGAGACAGCGAAACTCTATAAAAGCCTGTTGTTCATTCATGGCCGCAATGCAGTGATCACTCTGAAGATCGAGGGTGACGACAAGGGCGAGCGGCACGTGCTTGTACAGGAAATTCAGAAGGCCCCGGTGACCGGTAGCTTATTGCATGTCGATTTCCTTGAAATCGATCTCAACAAAGCCGCCAAATTTACTGTGCCCGTGGAGTATGTCGGTACCGCCAAGGGGGTGGATCTGGGAGGGGAATTGCAGGTGTTCAGAGACAGTGTGCAATTGCGGGGATGTCCGTTGGATATTCCCGACGTGATCCAAGTCGATATCACCCCATTGGAGCAGGGCGGGGCGGGAATCACCTATGGCGATCTGCCCCTTCCCGAAAAGGTGGAGATGTTGGAGAAAGCAAGCACCGTCTGTGTGGCTGTTCAATAA
- a CDS encoding FeoA family protein codes for MPKNQSDSSCIVLNDVPTQCHHRKRCGNRMAHGGTPLPEICCHKRLRVCAINGDRKTCAKMANLGVLPGCELELLCKGGGQQCMVKVNGGTISLDALTATNILVAPV; via the coding sequence ATGCCCAAGAATCAAAGCGATAGCTCCTGCATTGTGCTCAACGATGTTCCGACCCAATGCCATCACCGCAAACGGTGCGGCAACCGGATGGCCCATGGGGGAACGCCCTTGCCTGAGATCTGCTGCCACAAGCGCCTGCGGGTGTGTGCCATCAACGGTGACCGGAAGACCTGCGCCAAGATGGCCAACCTCGGGGTGTTGCCAGGTTGCGAGCTCGAATTGCTGTGCAAGGGAGGCGGCCAGCAATGCATGGTCAAGGTGAACGGCGGGACCATCAGCCTCGATGCTCTTACCGCGACCAATATTCTGGTGGCCCCCGTCTGA